One Amaranthus tricolor cultivar Red isolate AtriRed21 chromosome 1, ASM2621246v1, whole genome shotgun sequence DNA window includes the following coding sequences:
- the LOC130798514 gene encoding protein CHAPERONE-LIKE PROTEIN OF POR1, chloroplastic: MSASLSIRPTNPGFHRALAQPSWTKRCWAVSIPSRRSLPSITVVRAGSRADDSAPFGMSVENALKLLGVSEGASFDEVLRAKNKILATCKDDPQTVAQIEAAYDMLLMKSLTQRRAGKVVNNSIRFADVQPANTQGTGTMPQWLQSTMKSPLVVVEKPPVSDLGVQAGVYGAMMALTYINGASSSSAGAVAGADVPGFILATSFGASLYFMTKRNVKLGKATLITAGGLVAGAVVGSAVENWLQVDIVPFLGLHSPAAVISEFIILSQFLVSLYLR; this comes from the exons ATGTCAGCTTCTCTATCTATTAGGCCCACAAACCCGGGTTTTCATCGGGCTTTAGCACAACCTAGTTGGACTAAACGCTGTTGGGCCGTCTCTATACCCTCCCGGCGTTCTTTACCATCAATCACCGTGGTTCGTGCCGGGTCACGGGCTGATGATTCGGCGCCGTTTGGTATGTCGGTGGAGAATGCTTTGAAGCTTTTGGGTGTCTCAGAAGGAGCATCTTTTGATGAAGTTTTGAGggcaaaaaacaaaattttagccACTTGTAAAGATGACCCTCAAACTGTTGCTCAG ATAGAAGCTGCATACGATATGTTGCTCATGAAAAGTTTAACACAGCGTAGAGCTGGAAAAGTTGTGAACAACAGCATTCGCTTTGCTGATGTCCAACCTGCCAACACTCAGGGTACAGGAACTATGCCTCAATGGCTTCAATCGACAATGAAGAGTCCTCTTGTTGTGGTTGAAAAGCCGCCTGTGTCAGACCTTGGAGTTCAAGCTGGTGTTTATGGTGCTATGATGGCTTTGACTTATATTAATGGAGCGTCGTCATCTTCTGCGGGAGCTGTGGCTGGTGCAGATGTTCCTGGATTTATACTGGCCACCAGTTTCGGAGCATCCTTGTACTTCATGACTAAAAGAAACGTAAAATTAG GGAAAGCCACTCTGATCACAGCAGGAGGACTTGTTGCTGGAGCAGTAGTCGGTTCAGCTGTCGAAAACTGGCTTCAAGTAGATATCGTTCCTTTCCTCGGTCTGCACTCTCCAGCCGCTGTTATCAGTGAATTTATCATCCTCTCTCAGTTTTTGGTCTCTCTATATCTTAGGTAG
- the LOC130798505 gene encoding protein ROLLING AND ERECT LEAF 2-like: MGCVASRIGEEEEEAVAICRERKKLMKLAVEKRYELADAHCRYCHSLYAVAAAIKLFVARHSTPSSPFLITFPPPNCSPSSLNSPSQAEKVTTNPILLQQNPSQPTITSHEDENLHCCEQEKESKRNFNDTQQQQTYGYYSLSLPMSMPTPQTDFDGWDFFNPFYGVRPESICPGYGSFGGEDLKAVREEEGLPELEKEEEREVQKSISNVMEDNNGNNVKVMDEKGLNVIDKPVRGKELLDALKDIEDHFIRAYDSGKEVSRMLEANKMHMQSGLDEIKENSTKLIQAITWHRSNTARSSSCKSLVASSSKNSSSWAEYKNDLFDDYGGMSAGSHSLTLGRLYAWEKKLYEEVKAGDDIKKLYKRKCSQLRNKDVKGGNTLSVDKIRASVKDLYSRILVALRRAESISEQIEKLADEELQPQIIELLQGLTRSWQTMMASHESQSHIIFEVSTFDCPSYGKFCNDSHRLATLQLEAEIQNWRERFVEYVAAQKSYVGVLHGWLSKFIVPEVEFWSKLKSYDAPYRAKGPPLYTICRDWLSSMENLPDKAVSMAMKTLAKDIRALWVQQGEEQNQKRKVDKMVKGLEKKMVAYQKVEGRIQDTTKLLEYKHPLEMDAPSQDDDTQQHEPDYLSEKKDTLDGFKRRLEFEKEKHHHCMEESRRITLNGFQTGFSLIFDAMVHFSTASLKMYNDLVSDHQSLKGES, translated from the exons aTGGGATGTGTAGCATCAAGAataggagaagaagaagaagaagcggTAGCAATTTGTagagaaagaaaaaagttaatgaAATTAGCAGTAGaaaaaagatatgaacttgcagaTGCTCATTGTAGGTACTGTCATTCTTTATATGCAGTTGCAGCTGCTATAAAACTCTTTGTTGCAAGACATTCAACACCTTCATCACCATTTTTAATCACTTTCCCACCTCCAAATTGTTCTCCTTCTTCTCTAAATTCACCCTCACAAGCAGAAAAAGTAACCACAAATCCAATTCTTCTGCAACAAAACCCTTCTCAACCTACCATTACTTCACATGAAGATGAAAATCTCCATTGTTGTGAACAGGAAAAAGAAAGTAAAAGGAATTTTAATGATACCCAACAACAACAAACTTATGGGTATTACTCTTTGAGTTTGCCAATGTCAATGCCAACCCCTCAAACAGATTTTGATGGGTGGGATTTTTTCAACCCATTTTATGGTGTCCGACCTGAGTCCATATGCCCCGGGTATGGATCTTTTGGGGGTGAAGATTTGAAGGCAGTGAGGGAGGAAGAAGGATTACCTGAATTggaaaaggaagaagagagGGAAGTGCAAAAAAGTATAAGCAATGTTATGGAAgataataatggtaataatgTTAAGGTAATGGATGAAAAGGGGTTAAATGTTATTGATAAACCAGTAAGAGGAAAAGAATTGTTGGATGCATTGAAGGATATTGAAGATCATTTTATTAGGGCTTATGATTCTGGTAAAGAGGTTTCTAGGATGCTTGAAGCTAATAAGATGCATATGCAATCTGGTCTTGATGAAATTAAAG AAAATTCAACAAAACTGATTCAGGCAATTACATGGCACCGATCCAATACAGCTCGGTCTTCCTCGTGTAAAAGTTTAGTGGCTTCAAGCTCGAAGAACTCTAGCTCGTGGGCAGAGTATAAAAACGATCTCTTTGATGATTATGGTGGCATGTCAGCCGGAAGCCATTCACTGACCTTAGGAAGGCTTTATGCTTGGGAAAAGAAGCTCTATGAAGAGGTTAAG GCTGGTGACGACATAAAAAAGTTGTATAAAAGAAAGTGTTCACAATTGAGAAACAAGGATGTTAAAGGAGGGAACACATTGTCTGTTGACAAGATTAGAGCTTCGGTGAAAGATCTCTACTCTCGAATTTTGGTAGCCCTCCGGAGAGCTGAATCCATATCCGAACAGATCGAGAAACTTGCTGACGAAGAACTACAGCCTCAAATCATTGAATTGCTGCAGGG TTTGACTCGGTCCTGGCAGACGATGATGGCATCCCATGAATCCCAGAGCCACATAATATTTGAAGTTTCGACTTTCGATTGCCCATCGTATGGAAAGTTCTGCAATGATTCACACCGTCTTGCTACCTTACAACTGGAGGCCGAGATTCAGAATTGGCGCGAACGCTTTGTAGAGTATGTTGCTGCACAAAAATCTTATGTGGGTGTTCTTCACGGTTGGCTATCCAAGTTTATCGTCCCAGAAGTAGAATTTTGGTCTAAATTGAAGAGTTATGATGCACCATATCGTGCCAAAGGTCCCCCGTTGTACACAATATGTCGTGATTGGTTATCTTCCATGGAAAACTTGCCTGATAAGGCGGTTTCTATGGCGATGAAAACTCTTGCGAAGGACATCAGGGCGTTATGGGTTCAGCAAGGGGAGGAGCAAAACCAAAAGAGGAAAGTTGACAAAATGGTTAAAGGACTAGAGAAGAAGATGGTAGCATATCAGAAAGTAGAAGGAAGAATTCAGGATACTACTAAGCTTTTAGAGTATAAACACCCTTTAGAAATGGATGCACCAAGTCAGGATGATGATACCCAACAACACGAACCCGATTATTTATCAGAAAAGAAAGATACTTTAGACGGTTTCAAGCGACGATTGGAGTTTGAGAAAGAGAAACATCATCATTGCATGGAAGAAAGTCGAAGAATTACATTGAATGGATTTCAAACTGGATTTTCGTTGATTTTTGATGCTATGGTGCACTTCTCGACTGCTTCGCTGAAAATGTACAATGATTTGGTAAGTGATCATCAAAGTTTGAAGGGCGAATCATAG